The Panthera uncia isolate 11264 chromosome C2, Puncia_PCG_1.0, whole genome shotgun sequence genome contains a region encoding:
- the CSRNP1 gene encoding cysteine/serine-rich nuclear protein 1 isoform X1, with amino-acid sequence MSPSYKQERVEHLDRPSVPKAQSTPSATMTGPLKRKFDQLDEDSSSLCSSSSSLSSGRRSGSCSPSSSVSLAWDSDEESPWDQIPLPDRDFCGPRSFTPLSILKRAPRKRPGRVAFDGITVFYFPRCQGFTSVPSRGGCTLGMAPRHSACRRFSLAEFAQEQARARREKLRLRLKEEKLEALRWKLTEAGVPETEAGLPLTVDAIDDASVEEDLAVAVAGGRLEEMTFLQPYPARRRRALLRAAGVRRIDREEKRELQAVRQSREDCGCRCDRVCDPETCSCSLAGIKCQMDHTAFPCGCCREGCANPKGRVEFNQARVQTHFIHTLTRLQLEQGAESLGELEAPAQGGPASPGEQALAPTFPPAKPPASSELGDDSCSSDMTDSSTASGSSEAPSGPPRPALPGPGFQPDMDDDSLARVLSFSDSDLGGEEEEEEEGGVGTLDNLSCFHPADIFGTGDPGGPASWTHSYSSSSLTSGILDENANLDASFFLNGGLEGLGEGSLPGTSVPPSSDAGQSNSVDLSLSSCDSFELLQALPDYSLGPHYTSRTLCDSLDNLEAPYFPLPAFSPPGDAGSCFLESVMGLPDSAAEALAPFIDSQLLEDTAPASLVEPVPV; translated from the exons ATGTCACCAAGCTACAAACAGGAGAGAGTGGAACATCTTGACCG GCCATCCGTGCCCAAAGCCCAGAGTACCCCCAGTGCCACCATGACTGGGCCGCTAAAGAGGAAGTTTGACCAGCTGGATGAGGACTCCTCCTCgctctgctcctcttcctcctccttgtcctcGGGCCGCCGTTCTGGCTCCTGCTCCCCGAGCTCTTCCGTCTCCCTGGCCTGGGACTCAGATGAGGAGAGCCCCTGGGATCAGATACCCCTGCCTGACCGTGACTTCTGTGGCCCCCGGAGTTTCACCC CCCTGTCCATCCTGAAGAGGGCGCCCCGGAAGCGCCCAGGCCGCGTTGCCTTCGATGGCATCACCGTCTTCTACTTTCCTCGGTGTCAGGGCTTCACCAGCGTGCCCAGCCGCGGTGGCTGCACTCTGGGTATGGCCCCCCGCCACAGCGCCTGCCGCCGCTTCTCCTTGGCCGAGTTTGCACAGGAGCAAGCCCGGGCTCGGCGGGAGAAACTGCGCCTGCGCTTGAAGGAGGAGAAGCTGGAAGCCCTGCGATGGAAG CTCACGGAGGCTGGCGTACCCGAGACGGAGGCCGGCCTGCCACTCACAGTGGACGCGATCGATGATGCCTCCGTGGAGGAGGACTTGGCTGTGGCCGTGGCCGGTGGCCGGTTGGAGGAAATGACCTTCCTACAGCCCTATCCGGCCCGGCGCCGGCGGGCTCTGCTGCGGGCTGCCGGAGTGCGGAGGATCGATCGCGAGGAGAAGCGGGAGCTGCAGGCCGTGCGCCAGTCCCGCGAGGACTGTGGCTGTCGCTGTGACCGGGTCTGTGACCCCGAGACCTGCAGCTGCAGCCTGGCGGGCATCAAGTGCCAG ATGGACCACACCGCGTTCCCCTGCGGCTGCTGCCGGGAGGGCTGTGCGAACCCCAAGGGCCGCGTGGAATTTAATCAGGCACGGGTGCAGACCCATTTCATCCACACGCTCACCCGCCTGCAGCTGGAGCAGGGGGCTGAGAGCCTGGGGGAGCTGGAGGCTCCTGCTCAGGGCGGCCCAGCCAGCCCCGGTGAGCAGGCGCTGGCTCCCACTTTCCCGCCGGCCAAGCCCCCCGCGAGCAGCGAGCTGGGAGACGACAGCTGTAGCAGTGACATGACCGACTCCTCCACAGCTTCAGGCTCGAGCGAGGCCCCCAGCGGCCCCCCTCGCCCAGCCCTGCCCGGCCCCGGCTTCCAGCCTGACATGGATGATGACAGCCTGGCCCGGGTCCTGAGTTTCAGTGACTCGGacctgggaggagaggaggaggaggaggaggaagggggagtggGGACCCTCGACAACCTCAGCTGCTTCCACCCAGCTGACATCTTTGGGACTGGTGACCCCGGTGGCCCAGCCAGCTGGACCCACAGCTATTCCAGCTCCAGCCTCACGTCAGGCATCCTGGATGAAAATGCCAACCTGGATGCCAGCTTCTTCCTAAACGGTGGCCTTGAAGGGTTGGGAGAAGGCAGCCTCCCGGGCACCTCGGTGCCGCCCAGCTCGGACGCTGGCCAGAGCAACTCCGTGGACCTCAGCTTGTCTTCCTGCGACTCCTTCGAGCTGCTCCAGGCCCTGCCAGACTACAGTCTGGGGCCTCACTACACCTCCCGGACGCTGTGCGACAGCCTGGACAACCTCGAGGCACCCTACTTCcccttgcctgccttctctccgcCTGGGGACGCCGGCTCTTGCTTCCTGGAGTCCGTCATGGGCTTGCCTGACTCAGCCGCCGAGGCCCTGGCTCCCTTCATAGACAGCCAGTTGCTTGAGGACACCGCCCCGGCGTCTCTGGTGGAGCCTGTGCCCGTGTAA
- the CSRNP1 gene encoding cysteine/serine-rich nuclear protein 1 isoform X2 encodes MHVCRPSVPKAQSTPSATMTGPLKRKFDQLDEDSSSLCSSSSSLSSGRRSGSCSPSSSVSLAWDSDEESPWDQIPLPDRDFCGPRSFTPLSILKRAPRKRPGRVAFDGITVFYFPRCQGFTSVPSRGGCTLGMAPRHSACRRFSLAEFAQEQARARREKLRLRLKEEKLEALRWKLTEAGVPETEAGLPLTVDAIDDASVEEDLAVAVAGGRLEEMTFLQPYPARRRRALLRAAGVRRIDREEKRELQAVRQSREDCGCRCDRVCDPETCSCSLAGIKCQMDHTAFPCGCCREGCANPKGRVEFNQARVQTHFIHTLTRLQLEQGAESLGELEAPAQGGPASPGEQALAPTFPPAKPPASSELGDDSCSSDMTDSSTASGSSEAPSGPPRPALPGPGFQPDMDDDSLARVLSFSDSDLGGEEEEEEEGGVGTLDNLSCFHPADIFGTGDPGGPASWTHSYSSSSLTSGILDENANLDASFFLNGGLEGLGEGSLPGTSVPPSSDAGQSNSVDLSLSSCDSFELLQALPDYSLGPHYTSRTLCDSLDNLEAPYFPLPAFSPPGDAGSCFLESVMGLPDSAAEALAPFIDSQLLEDTAPASLVEPVPV; translated from the exons atgcatgtgtgtag GCCATCCGTGCCCAAAGCCCAGAGTACCCCCAGTGCCACCATGACTGGGCCGCTAAAGAGGAAGTTTGACCAGCTGGATGAGGACTCCTCCTCgctctgctcctcttcctcctccttgtcctcGGGCCGCCGTTCTGGCTCCTGCTCCCCGAGCTCTTCCGTCTCCCTGGCCTGGGACTCAGATGAGGAGAGCCCCTGGGATCAGATACCCCTGCCTGACCGTGACTTCTGTGGCCCCCGGAGTTTCACCC CCCTGTCCATCCTGAAGAGGGCGCCCCGGAAGCGCCCAGGCCGCGTTGCCTTCGATGGCATCACCGTCTTCTACTTTCCTCGGTGTCAGGGCTTCACCAGCGTGCCCAGCCGCGGTGGCTGCACTCTGGGTATGGCCCCCCGCCACAGCGCCTGCCGCCGCTTCTCCTTGGCCGAGTTTGCACAGGAGCAAGCCCGGGCTCGGCGGGAGAAACTGCGCCTGCGCTTGAAGGAGGAGAAGCTGGAAGCCCTGCGATGGAAG CTCACGGAGGCTGGCGTACCCGAGACGGAGGCCGGCCTGCCACTCACAGTGGACGCGATCGATGATGCCTCCGTGGAGGAGGACTTGGCTGTGGCCGTGGCCGGTGGCCGGTTGGAGGAAATGACCTTCCTACAGCCCTATCCGGCCCGGCGCCGGCGGGCTCTGCTGCGGGCTGCCGGAGTGCGGAGGATCGATCGCGAGGAGAAGCGGGAGCTGCAGGCCGTGCGCCAGTCCCGCGAGGACTGTGGCTGTCGCTGTGACCGGGTCTGTGACCCCGAGACCTGCAGCTGCAGCCTGGCGGGCATCAAGTGCCAG ATGGACCACACCGCGTTCCCCTGCGGCTGCTGCCGGGAGGGCTGTGCGAACCCCAAGGGCCGCGTGGAATTTAATCAGGCACGGGTGCAGACCCATTTCATCCACACGCTCACCCGCCTGCAGCTGGAGCAGGGGGCTGAGAGCCTGGGGGAGCTGGAGGCTCCTGCTCAGGGCGGCCCAGCCAGCCCCGGTGAGCAGGCGCTGGCTCCCACTTTCCCGCCGGCCAAGCCCCCCGCGAGCAGCGAGCTGGGAGACGACAGCTGTAGCAGTGACATGACCGACTCCTCCACAGCTTCAGGCTCGAGCGAGGCCCCCAGCGGCCCCCCTCGCCCAGCCCTGCCCGGCCCCGGCTTCCAGCCTGACATGGATGATGACAGCCTGGCCCGGGTCCTGAGTTTCAGTGACTCGGacctgggaggagaggaggaggaggaggaggaagggggagtggGGACCCTCGACAACCTCAGCTGCTTCCACCCAGCTGACATCTTTGGGACTGGTGACCCCGGTGGCCCAGCCAGCTGGACCCACAGCTATTCCAGCTCCAGCCTCACGTCAGGCATCCTGGATGAAAATGCCAACCTGGATGCCAGCTTCTTCCTAAACGGTGGCCTTGAAGGGTTGGGAGAAGGCAGCCTCCCGGGCACCTCGGTGCCGCCCAGCTCGGACGCTGGCCAGAGCAACTCCGTGGACCTCAGCTTGTCTTCCTGCGACTCCTTCGAGCTGCTCCAGGCCCTGCCAGACTACAGTCTGGGGCCTCACTACACCTCCCGGACGCTGTGCGACAGCCTGGACAACCTCGAGGCACCCTACTTCcccttgcctgccttctctccgcCTGGGGACGCCGGCTCTTGCTTCCTGGAGTCCGTCATGGGCTTGCCTGACTCAGCCGCCGAGGCCCTGGCTCCCTTCATAGACAGCCAGTTGCTTGAGGACACCGCCCCGGCGTCTCTGGTGGAGCCTGTGCCCGTGTAA
- the CSRNP1 gene encoding cysteine/serine-rich nuclear protein 1 isoform X3, with translation MTGPLKRKFDQLDEDSSSLCSSSSSLSSGRRSGSCSPSSSVSLAWDSDEESPWDQIPLPDRDFCGPRSFTPLSILKRAPRKRPGRVAFDGITVFYFPRCQGFTSVPSRGGCTLGMAPRHSACRRFSLAEFAQEQARARREKLRLRLKEEKLEALRWKLTEAGVPETEAGLPLTVDAIDDASVEEDLAVAVAGGRLEEMTFLQPYPARRRRALLRAAGVRRIDREEKRELQAVRQSREDCGCRCDRVCDPETCSCSLAGIKCQMDHTAFPCGCCREGCANPKGRVEFNQARVQTHFIHTLTRLQLEQGAESLGELEAPAQGGPASPGEQALAPTFPPAKPPASSELGDDSCSSDMTDSSTASGSSEAPSGPPRPALPGPGFQPDMDDDSLARVLSFSDSDLGGEEEEEEEGGVGTLDNLSCFHPADIFGTGDPGGPASWTHSYSSSSLTSGILDENANLDASFFLNGGLEGLGEGSLPGTSVPPSSDAGQSNSVDLSLSSCDSFELLQALPDYSLGPHYTSRTLCDSLDNLEAPYFPLPAFSPPGDAGSCFLESVMGLPDSAAEALAPFIDSQLLEDTAPASLVEPVPV, from the exons ATGACTGGGCCGCTAAAGAGGAAGTTTGACCAGCTGGATGAGGACTCCTCCTCgctctgctcctcttcctcctccttgtcctcGGGCCGCCGTTCTGGCTCCTGCTCCCCGAGCTCTTCCGTCTCCCTGGCCTGGGACTCAGATGAGGAGAGCCCCTGGGATCAGATACCCCTGCCTGACCGTGACTTCTGTGGCCCCCGGAGTTTCACCC CCCTGTCCATCCTGAAGAGGGCGCCCCGGAAGCGCCCAGGCCGCGTTGCCTTCGATGGCATCACCGTCTTCTACTTTCCTCGGTGTCAGGGCTTCACCAGCGTGCCCAGCCGCGGTGGCTGCACTCTGGGTATGGCCCCCCGCCACAGCGCCTGCCGCCGCTTCTCCTTGGCCGAGTTTGCACAGGAGCAAGCCCGGGCTCGGCGGGAGAAACTGCGCCTGCGCTTGAAGGAGGAGAAGCTGGAAGCCCTGCGATGGAAG CTCACGGAGGCTGGCGTACCCGAGACGGAGGCCGGCCTGCCACTCACAGTGGACGCGATCGATGATGCCTCCGTGGAGGAGGACTTGGCTGTGGCCGTGGCCGGTGGCCGGTTGGAGGAAATGACCTTCCTACAGCCCTATCCGGCCCGGCGCCGGCGGGCTCTGCTGCGGGCTGCCGGAGTGCGGAGGATCGATCGCGAGGAGAAGCGGGAGCTGCAGGCCGTGCGCCAGTCCCGCGAGGACTGTGGCTGTCGCTGTGACCGGGTCTGTGACCCCGAGACCTGCAGCTGCAGCCTGGCGGGCATCAAGTGCCAG ATGGACCACACCGCGTTCCCCTGCGGCTGCTGCCGGGAGGGCTGTGCGAACCCCAAGGGCCGCGTGGAATTTAATCAGGCACGGGTGCAGACCCATTTCATCCACACGCTCACCCGCCTGCAGCTGGAGCAGGGGGCTGAGAGCCTGGGGGAGCTGGAGGCTCCTGCTCAGGGCGGCCCAGCCAGCCCCGGTGAGCAGGCGCTGGCTCCCACTTTCCCGCCGGCCAAGCCCCCCGCGAGCAGCGAGCTGGGAGACGACAGCTGTAGCAGTGACATGACCGACTCCTCCACAGCTTCAGGCTCGAGCGAGGCCCCCAGCGGCCCCCCTCGCCCAGCCCTGCCCGGCCCCGGCTTCCAGCCTGACATGGATGATGACAGCCTGGCCCGGGTCCTGAGTTTCAGTGACTCGGacctgggaggagaggaggaggaggaggaggaagggggagtggGGACCCTCGACAACCTCAGCTGCTTCCACCCAGCTGACATCTTTGGGACTGGTGACCCCGGTGGCCCAGCCAGCTGGACCCACAGCTATTCCAGCTCCAGCCTCACGTCAGGCATCCTGGATGAAAATGCCAACCTGGATGCCAGCTTCTTCCTAAACGGTGGCCTTGAAGGGTTGGGAGAAGGCAGCCTCCCGGGCACCTCGGTGCCGCCCAGCTCGGACGCTGGCCAGAGCAACTCCGTGGACCTCAGCTTGTCTTCCTGCGACTCCTTCGAGCTGCTCCAGGCCCTGCCAGACTACAGTCTGGGGCCTCACTACACCTCCCGGACGCTGTGCGACAGCCTGGACAACCTCGAGGCACCCTACTTCcccttgcctgccttctctccgcCTGGGGACGCCGGCTCTTGCTTCCTGGAGTCCGTCATGGGCTTGCCTGACTCAGCCGCCGAGGCCCTGGCTCCCTTCATAGACAGCCAGTTGCTTGAGGACACCGCCCCGGCGTCTCTGGTGGAGCCTGTGCCCGTGTAA